The Saccopteryx leptura isolate mSacLep1 chromosome 2, mSacLep1_pri_phased_curated, whole genome shotgun sequence genome has a window encoding:
- the OLIG1 gene encoding oligodendrocyte transcription factor 1: protein MYYAVSQVRVNAVPATMLRPQRPGDVQLGASLYELVGYRQHPSSSSTFSSATAPLLPKAAREKPEVSAEPPGTGAAPGTHAGGSSRADPKEEQQQQLRRKINSRERKRMQDLNLAMDALREVILPYSAAHCQGAPGRKLSKIATLLLARNYILLLGSSLQELRRALGEGAGSAAPRLLLAGLPLLAAAPGSVLLAPSAVRPPDALRPAKYLSLALEEPPCSQFALPGGGAGSGAGGPGLCTCAVCKFPHLVPAGLGLAAMQAQFSK from the coding sequence ATGTACTATGCGGTTTCCCAGGTGCGCGTGAACGCGGTGCCCGCGACCATGCTGCGGCCACAGCGGCCGGGAGACGTGCAGCTTGGGGCCTCCCTGTACGAGCTGGTGGGCTACCGGCAGcatccctcctcttcctctaccTTCTCCTCCGCCACGGCCCCCCTCCTCCCCAAGGCGGCGCGCGAGAAGCCCGAGGTGTCCGCTGAGCCTCCGGGCACGGGAGCGGCGCCAGGCACGCACGCGGGCGGTAGTTCCCGGGCAGACCCCAAAGAGGAGCAGCAACAGCAGTTGCGGCGCAAGATCAACAGCCGCGAGCGGAAGCGCATGCAGGACCTGAACCTGGCCATGGACGCTCTGCGCGAGGTCATCCTGCCCTACTCTGCGGCGCACTGTCAGGGCGCGCCAGGCCGAAAGCTCTCCAAAATCGCCACGCTGCTACTCGCCCGCAACTACATCCTGCTGCTGGGCAGCTCGCTGCAGGAGCTGCGCCGCGCGCTGGGCGAGGGTGCCGGGTCCGCCGCGCCGCGCCTGCTGCTGGCCGGGCTGCCCCTGCTCGCTGCCGCCCCGGGCTCTGTGCTGTTGGCCCCCAGTGCCGTGCGGCCGCCCGACGCCCTGCGTCCCGCCAAGTACCTGTCGCTGGCGCTTGAGGAGCCGCCGTGCAGCCAGTTCGCGCTCCCAGGCGGCGGCGCGGGCAGCGGCGCGGGCGGCCCCGGCCTCTGCACCTGCGCTGTCTGCAAGTTCCCGCACCTGGTCCCGGCGGGCCTGGGCCTGGCCGCCATGCAGGCTCAGTTCTCCAAGTGA